TCTCCCTGCACCGACGCAAAGTGAACTTCAGCGTGCTCACGTTCATCGCGCTGTTCGTTGGGATCGCAGTCGGCATCGTCTTTCGCGGACATACCGACTACATTCAGCCCATCGGTCGCGTCTACGTCAATCTCCTGCTCACCATCGTTGCCCCGCTGATCATCGTCTCCATCCTCTCGAGCATCGTCTCGCTGGGTTCGATCAGCCAGCTCAAAACTATCGGCGGACGATCTCTCGGATGGTTGCTCTGGCTCAACCTGATCGCGATTTTCCTGTCCCTGGGCGTCGCCCTGCAGATGGGCCTCGGAAAGGGCGCCGACCTCGCCACCGCTGGGATCGACACCCGTTCCCTCGACACGATTCGTAAACCATTCAGTGAAGTGTTCATCGGATTCTTCCCCACGAACGTCGTCAACGACATCGCCAACGACAACATCATCCCCATCATCGTTTTCACGATCCTGATCGCCGTCGCCTACGCCCTCGTCGCGGAGCGCGCCCCGCGCAAAGTCGAGCCCTTCAAGCGCCTGGTCGAAGCCCTACGCGAAATCATCTACCGCGCCGTGGGCTTCATAATCGCGCTCACCCCCTACGCGGTGCTGGCCCTCACATCGTCATTCGCCTCATCGGTATCCGGCAATGCCAGCCAGCTGTGGGCACTGTTCGCCCTGTTGGCAGCCACTTTCATTGTCTGCTTCACCGATGCTTTTATCGTCAACGCGGTCGTGCTGAAGGTCTCGGCGCGCCTCAGCCCGGTCGCATTCTTCCGCAAAATTGCCCCGGCGCAGCTCGCGGCGTTCACCACCCAGAGCAGCGCGGGAACGCTTCCGCTCACCACCACGCTCTTGCGCAACCGCGTCGGCGTGCCGGCGGAGATCGCCGGTTTCACGGCCCCGCTCGGCACGACCATCGGGATGCCGGGCTGCGCGGGAGTCTGGCCCATCCTCTTGGCGGTATACGCGGTCAACGGGCTCGGCATTCCATACGGGTTCGGCGACTACGCGCTGCTGGTCGTCCTGGGCCTGGTCGTGTCCGTGGGCACCGCCGGTGTGCCCGGAACCGCCACCGTCACGGCCACCACGGTGATGGCCGCGGCCGGACTGCCCATCGAAGTGGTGATCCTGACGCTGCCTATCAGCGCGGTTGCAGACATGGCCCGCACCATGACGAATGTGACCGCGGCGGCCGTGGCCGCGACAGTCGTGGCACGCAAGGAGCACAAGCTGGACGACACCGTGTTCGCGAGCGAATCCAGCGCGTTTGACCTCGTGGTCGAGGACGTCGCGGACACGGAGCGCTCGTCCGCACCTATCGACAGCAATACCGACGAGGCCCCCGCTTTCCCGTACGGCGGTGTTCCGATCGGCGCCTGTGGCCTCGATTCCAAACCCGCCCGCCGCGAGCGCGTACCCGTGGCATGAACGCCCGGCGATTATCCCCATGCATGTAGCAAGAGAAAGTGAAATTCCCGTGAAATTGCAGCTATCCCCCGCATCCTGCGGATTCGCCCGCCGCGCCGTCTCGTTCGTGGCCGCCGGCGTTGCGGGCCTGGCGGTGACTCTCGCCGCCGCCGCACCCGCACAAGCCAGTTCGGTCGAATGGGTCGATGGCGGCGACGACTCGCCGTGCGTCCAAGATGACGTCGGTGCCGCGCTCACCAAACTCGACTCGAGCCTGTGGTGCCAGCCCA
This is a stretch of genomic DNA from Rarobacter incanus. It encodes these proteins:
- a CDS encoding dicarboxylate/amino acid:cation symporter; protein product: MNIWDVAALAVTIGLAAGIFSLHRRKVNFSVLTFIALFVGIAVGIVFRGHTDYIQPIGRVYVNLLLTIVAPLIIVSILSSIVSLGSISQLKTIGGRSLGWLLWLNLIAIFLSLGVALQMGLGKGADLATAGIDTRSLDTIRKPFSEVFIGFFPTNVVNDIANDNIIPIIVFTILIAVAYALVAERAPRKVEPFKRLVEALREIIYRAVGFIIALTPYAVLALTSSFASSVSGNASQLWALFALLAATFIVCFTDAFIVNAVVLKVSARLSPVAFFRKIAPAQLAAFTTQSSAGTLPLTTTLLRNRVGVPAEIAGFTAPLGTTIGMPGCAGVWPILLAVYAVNGLGIPYGFGDYALLVVLGLVVSVGTAGVPGTATVTATTVMAAAGLPIEVVILTLPISAVADMARTMTNVTAAAVAATVVARKEHKLDDTVFASESSAFDLVVEDVADTERSSAPIDSNTDEAPAFPYGGVPIGACGLDSKPARRERVPVA